One Pomacea canaliculata isolate SZHN2017 linkage group LG1, ASM307304v1, whole genome shotgun sequence genomic window, ACctagagaaaacaaatgaaaagagtatttttatcagctgtgaacaaatgaaaagagtatttttatcaactgtacatatttttttgagtgtcaaaaaagagaatgagaataacaaaaaaaaaaaaaaacccataatagccaaaaaaataaaacaaagaccAGTTGTCCTTAACATACGTACAGTGTTTGTCACCTCTGGTCTTTTGCATTTGTCAATGCAGTGAATAGCAACAAAACTAATGCTgccctttcttcttcctttgtaaATAATGGCATGGTCTCTCTTGCCAAGTTCTTCGTAAAGTACAAAATTCTCCATTATTATGGAATACCTGCAACAGGACTGTCAGGTAAATGAGGCAACCTGAGCTGGTAAAAAACATATGGAGGAATTATACTGATGTGACACATACATTAGGACTTCTTACTATTCAATGTTAGTACGTATCAATACATTTAAACtgatactcacacacacatacatgtgtaatatattaatatattaatctGTTTACTCAAAATATGTAATGACCACATATTAATAATTACAGCATTGTAGGTCTACTGCCATCCTGTGACGTTACCTatttgtgtgttaaatgtctgttttaGTATGTATGCCTACATGTCatattatatgtgtttgtgagaaaaagaacaatttctGTCATGGGTTTCCtcgacaataaagtttgatttgattattGTGTCTATGGGATTGTTGTGAATTCTCAGGTTGTAACATTTTTtgctattaaatattttatctttcttctcaTCATGTCTTTACAGTGCAAGAGCTAGATTTAGATTCTTAATGTACAACTATAATATAATATGTGCGTTAATTAATTTTCCCAGTCCATCGTTTCACCAGTGAACTATGGCGGCAATTCGAAATAACTGTTTGATGCTGCTGTATGCAATACACAAGATGACACAGTATATGCTTACCAATTTCAACAATTAAaatgagaataaaagagaacatCTTTCCAACTATCTTGTAAGCGAAGGAATTGTGAGCGTCCTTAGCAGCATCTTGGGAAAGGCGCAGATACAAGAATTCCGGAAGTTGGATACCGGCAAGGTGAAGGCCGCTTGAGCACATTTTCAGCCAATCAAATTGCGACTTTTGACAATATGGAAGTCGTGTATGTGTGAAACTATTACTGAAGGTAAAAGAAAGGTACCTAATCGGTCATGAAACATTCAGTGTGAGTTCAGGGGACTCTTAGCAACATCTGAACATCATAACGTATTTTGCTATATAGTGTTACTATTTATGTGTAGCTGGTTGTTGTACTTTTACTTGATAGacgtattttttaaaatcggTGTCTACTTGTTCTTCACTCCAATTTTTATTCCATCAAACACCCACTGAATAACTGGGGCTAAATAAGTTACCACCGTGTCGTCTGCAGTTGTCTGAGTTTTTTGACAAAGCTGTTTTGTCAAAAATGTTATGAGCTTGATGTACTCTATGTATGATTTCATTGTGTAAAATTGTACTGTTATTTTTCTTACTAACACAAGTAAATTTGCTGATGTGGAAAACTTAGAACAGTAACACAAATAAAGATTGGTTTCGCTTACCAGACTGGgggaaaaataagatttttaaaaactatccATTTTGTTTCATACAATAATAATCTCACCACTTGGCTAAGTGTTTGCTGAACAAAATTTAGTACTAAGGTGGTGTCATTTTGCTTTCATACTTTGAGTCACACgcacaaaaaatcaaaataagctTAATCTTTTCTTTACAACATACATGCAGATTAATTAACATGATATATTCACCTAAATTAACATGATATATTCAGCTAATGGTAATAATATTAGTAGTAAGAGGATCTATTGTAATTTCTTACACGATTGCTAGGATGTCATAGTTTAACAATATAATTAGAAAAATTTAAAGGGACCATATTTGAAAAAAGTGCACACTTCATAATAAAGTCTTTGATTTAATGTCAGAAAGGAAAGATGACGCAAGACTTTATGATAGAAAGTTCATTCATTATGCATATCAATATGTTTTAGTATATTGAAAAGATTGatagtaaacaacaaaattgaCTGGGTTTTGGAGAAATCTGAAAgttattaaaatgtgttttttaaaaatctcaaaaaaTTCTTAGTTCTCATATTAGGTTTGTTTAGGGAGGTATTAATGTTTACATGGGCAAGTTAGCAGAAGAAAAAGGGTGCACATGCAGGTGCATGCATTCAAGCAAGGGTTCATatatgtgtatgagtgagagCGGGACCAAGAAATAGactttgtatgtatgtttatatagaaTCACACATGTAGGATTGCTTCTCTGTAATGTAAATGagagatttatttatatgtcatctgcaaaatataaagcaaattGAGTCTGAAatagaataaatgaaaatttttttgatCAATGATAACAGAAAGATTAAGATAAAAGGGGACCTTTACTGAACTAGCTTTTCCTGGTTAACAATTTTAGgtagattttaaaatttgataatGCTATATACATTCGTTACTTTAGTGCCTTCaagttaaagatttttttttaaatgttagtgcTCGAAGCATAttacatgattattattaatacttaGTGTCATCATCCCTGGCATCTGATCTTTACAGAAATGAGTCGAAAAAGAACGCTGCTGCCAGATTTATATAAGGCTAAACGTCAGTATGTGCCATCATCtgcaaataatgaagaaaatggaatgCCTAGTACTCGGGGAGATACAAACGGTTTGTCAGGTAcgaaaaagtaacattttctttttaatattttgcacaCTAATAATTGTAATGAAAGTGTTCACCTCtatccagttttattttttgaaggatGGTGATATTATCAGACACCATCTTGATTGCCAAACTTAATATGTAATAAACATTTCAGTCACATTCTTGcgttctttttaattattgattACAGCTCACCAGAGGAATAAACATAGTTTTTTTCACTCAGTTTGTTGACCCCATTTGTAGAAAGATAAGCTTGTGCAAACCTTATAGCTTAAAGTCTGTATAAATCAAAGTAAACAGTACTAGGGCAGTGATTTAATGAGCAATTAAAATTGATCTTTGACTTGGTCATTAGGAGTGGGACTTGATCACTAAGGGTAGTGTCGTGAAAGAGTGGagatagggctgtagtgtgggtttgcacaTCTAGTTTACTCTAGATATGacgtaatttctctctctagaaattGCGTCATTTACTCGGGCTACGTCATTTACGCGGGTGCGGGTGGGAGATTaagctcgtggtggctgtgaggcgtgattggttgtggtgtgtcaggtggctTGACTGGGACGAAACGGTTACTGGAAAAAAAGATCGAGAGTTGCAAGCTAAGCGTTTCGACTAAAAGGAAAGATCTAGACGACAACCTGGGCTTTTGTGCTAAAACCTCTGAGGGGAAGACATCCGTGACTTTCACGTCTCAAGTCTTTGTGAGCAGTTGTCCTTCCATCAAGCTTCAGACGAAATAACCTCTGAGCGAAAAAGGACATCATCCTCGAAGGTAAATTAAGCCACACAGTCGTCCTTGGCGTGCAGGAGAGCAACTTCGTCTGATCTGATAGCCACGTAACGGCAAGCTGGGCTTCTGCGTCAAACTTCTAGGGAGAAGACATCAGTGATTTTTACATCTCAAGTCTTCTCTGGCGCATGTCCTTCCTTCAAGCTTCAGGCAAGCAAACCACACAGAAAAGGACATCACCCTAGAAACTGAGCTAAGCCTCACCGTCGTACCTGCACGTACACAAGAGCAACTTTGTTCGACCTAATAACAACTCAACAAGTTGCTCCGGCCACCGAGATCGGTGCGGCGTTCCATGCGGAGATCGTCAGGACTACTGGTGACTTTTTGAGGTGCACCTTCTTCGTACTCCTCTCATCGCGCATCGGTCAACAGAAGACCGAAGTCTCggaacaatatttcttctgcggcGCGACGAGAGACTTCTCCATACGACTCTAGCCAGTGGGCAGTACCAGTgaccgttgtgtgtgtgtcctgcgaGACCAAGACCCTACACGGCAAAAGCTTGAGACAGCTAAGTGGCGTATGCGTGAGGAGTGTACgaggagagtgtgtgtgtgctgcagtattgtgtgtatgacagATAAGGTTAGATCTGGCTCTCAGTTATCTGGACATACTAGAAGTAGGGGAAATAAATAGGTAAACGGGCCGGTCTAGACAACGACCAATTGTTCATACTTGGTAACTGTAACATTTTCTGGTTTGTATGAACttctggaaataataattaatgtacTTTTAACACACTCAAATTGCCTCGTGTTTCCATTGGggtatgcgtgcttgggggctcgagctgaTTAAAGTGggtaattaataagcaatttagtgtggtagcacgcggtaagtgtcgacgtagatttggtgggggtatagACGGTGTGTTGGACTGGTGATGGGAATCGTACCCCCTACCAAAACTACGGACCCtgccccaggtttgcgacagGTAGGATGGGAGTCTGCAAGTAGCTGCTAAAATGCTCTCTATTGTATTGTGAGCTTTGCTGTTTGGAGAAAGTTGGTCAGATCTTCAGGTCTCCACTTTTTGAGGTTTGTCAGTCACTCCTATTTGGCTTCTTTTCCCAGTCCTGATCCGTCCATCGATAGGCAGCTagctaaagttttttttttacttgaataaGACACAGAGGTAATTGTCAGAATTTTAAGATCTTCTCCGTTGAGGTAAACGTCCACTATATCAGATGTCACATACGGAGCCCTCAACAGATTTCTTTGCATGGCTTGTCCATTCCTTTTCATTTGAGTTCTAAAAACTCTCTTGTGTTTGGCAtgctgcaaaataataataaaaaaagactttaagtTTATGTTGAAAGATTTTAATGCTGTATTATATAATTATCCTTTGTAATAGGGATAGCAAATGGTGGTCATAGTTAAAATACTTGTTTCGTTCCCCTTTATGTAAAAATCAACGATTCTGGAGGTAATCTTTGGAGGCATATGGCAGGTCTGCAatgcttgctttctttcctttctaaaCAGTGCATGGCTTGTCCATTCCTTTTCATTTGAGTTCTAAAAACTCTCTTGTGTTTGGCatgctgcaaataataataataaaaaaagactttaagtTTATGTTGAAAGATTTTAATGCTGCGTTATATAATTAGCCATTATAATCAGGATATTGGATAGTTGTCATGGTTAATATATTAGTTTGATTTCCTCTTGTATAAAAATCCATAACCCTTGAGGTGACCTTCGGAGGCCGGCAGgtcatcaaagttttttttatttctgtcctGAATACGGTTGTTTTTTTGGCatgctgcaaataataataaaacaagactTTATTAACTCGTTCATGTGCCAatacagcaaaatgaaaatactgaaggtggtgataaaggtaatttttcagtgtaatAAATACCATGAATAGCTGTTTTAATGTGGGGCTgtaatgattttcacaaataacccaaCTTTACGTTTTTTTATGTATTCCTTCGTTTACGCACAGGGTTACAAATTTAGACAGTACACTGGTTACAGAAGGACGTTGGCTGATAGAGCCCAACCCGCAGGTTGACAAGAGGTTTGGTCGGCCACCGTCCTAGTTACCCAGAAGCTTGGTGCTTTATTGGCCAAAACCGGAGTAAAGGGAATTAATTCCtatacttttctctttcttttgactATCATTGGGGGCTCGAGCTGATTAAAGTGggtaattaataagcaatttagtgtggtagcacgcggtaagtgtcgacgtagatttggtgggggtatagACGGTGTGTTGGACTGGTGATGGGAATCGTACCCCCTACCAAAACTACGGACCCtgccccaggtttgcgacagGTAGGATGGGAGTCTGCAAGTAGCTGCTAAAATGCTCTCTATTGTATTGTGAGCTTTGCTGTTTGGAGAAAGTTGGTCAGATCTTCAGGTCTCCACTTTTTGAGGTTTGTCAGTCACTCCTATTTGGCTTCTTTTCCCAGTCCTGATCCGTCCATCGATAGGCAGCTagctaaagttttttttttacttgaataaGACACAGAGGTAATTGTCAGAATTTTAAGATCTTCTCCGTTGAGGTAAACGTCCACTATATCAGATGTCACATACGGAGCCCTCAACAGATTTCTTTGCATGGCTTGTCCATTCCTTTTCATTTGAGTTCTAAAAACTCTCTTGTGTTTGGCatgctgcaaataataataataaaaaaagactttaagtTTATGTTGAAAGATTTTAATGCTGTATTATATAATTATCCTTTGTAATAGGGATAGCAAATGGTGGTCATAGTTAAAATACTTGTTTCGTTCCCCTTTATGTAAAAATCAACGATTCTGGAGGTAATCTTTGGAGGCATATGGCAGGTCTGCAatgcttgctttctttcctttctaaaCAGTGCTGTTCTTTTGGCatgctgcaaataataataaaaaaagactttattaaCTCATTCATGTGCCAatacagcaaaatgaaaatactgAAGTTGgtgataaaggtaatttttcagtgtaatAAATACCATGAATAGCTGTTTTAATGTGGGGCTgtaatgattttcacaaataacccaaCTTTACGTTTTTTTATGTATTCCttcatttacgcacagggtTACAAATTTAGACAGTACACTGGTTACAGAGGGACGTTGGCTGATAGAGCCCAACCCGCAGGTTGACAAGAGGTTTGGTCGGCCACCGTCCTAGTTACCCAGAAGCTTGGTGCTTTATTGGCCAAAACCGGAGTAAAGGGAATTAATTCCtatacttttctctttcttttgaaCCGAGACGTTTAgcactaatttatttttttgaactaatatttatttttattttatttaatggctataagcccaggggcatttttagccataacctcacaatcacaaaaaacacaatgacaactCCATCGCAGCAACAAACTCACTACAGGTGACGACAACATAGCAAACACATGCAAATAGTCACATGGCACCACGTATAAATACATACAGATCAtccaaacaatgaaaatacCCTTTGAACAAATTTGCTCAAGTCAGCAAGCACACACCTGGAACCAACACTCATCAGCTGCTGAAACCCAAATTCACTCGGATGATATACAAAACACACCGGAAGTAGCGTTCTCCGCGAGGCAACCAAGAAATGGTgggtacacacaaacaaataatgaaattcatcgcCTACCTCATCTAGATTACACAATGGACATGTTCTTAAATATCTCGGTATACCGCTATATCTTAATTGCTGAATAGGGAGTTTATGACAGCTTAgtctaaattttattaagtttgatCTCAGAGCTGGTGGCAGGTCTATTAAATAGTTCtcgaaaatgaaatattctttaaacattctGTAAGCGGTGcaaatctcatttgtatatatttcttgtttccatttttgaataaattgatCCTTTAGACGTtgcattacaatgtttttaaaattacagggAGAAAAACTACAGCCAAATTTCCAAAAAGTGGAAAAACCTAAGGAATCTAATAGTGAACGTACATAGCTAACCCAGGAAGGTTTACATAGTGGGCTATCAGCTAGAGAATTGCACAGATGAAACAAGAGAACAGATAGTTTAGGGGTTCCAGAGTTATGTTCCATGTATAATCTATACCAAAAACACAGTAACCTACACTTTGCAAAAATTGACACAGGAAAAGTGCCCAATTCACCCAACACCATACATGTTGGCGTGCTACttttcacatttaataacattttcaaaaatctcagTTGCATCCTATCACACATATCAAGAGATTCAAAAGCCCAAATTTCACTTCCATACAACAAGATAGGTTTTATACAACTGTCAAATAGGTTAATTTGAGTGTCTAAAGGCAAGTCtagttttctacatttcttaatcaatgaaaacatagctttgtttgccagtacacactgtaattttatagctttattaaatttgttattataattaaaaactgttccATATTTTTTTGCAGTAAACATTTAGAGCATCTAATGCTTTCTGCATATCGCTGGCAGTTTCAGCAAGTATaacagtatcatcagcatacaaaAGCAGGAATAAGTACAGATAATGACCAGCATTGCAAAAATCATGTTCATTAGCTAGGGTGTGAGGTAATACCAGACCATCAACATActgagaaagaaattcttttaagtcatttaaaaacaatgagaaaaGTACAGGCGACAGGTTTTCTCCCTGCCGTACTCTAACATTACAGGTGAAGAAAGAGGATAGTCCATACTGTGTTTTAACACAGGACTTTGCCTTATggtaaatatcttttattatgtttaacaCTTTCCCGCCTATGCCATGGCTAATCAATTTTTCCCACAGTATATGTCTTTGTACATTGTCAAAGGCCTTCCTGTAATCAATGAAAGTGCATAGCAGTCTTTTCTTGCACTTTAGATAAATATCAATCAGGCAGTGCAACGCAAAAATATGGTCGACAGTGgagttattttttctgaagcctgcctgttcttgtcCTAGTAGATTGTTGACTTCCAAAAAGGTGTATAACCTTGCGTTAATGATACTGGTAAATAGCTTTCCAATGCAGCTCAATATGGTTATTCCTCTAtaattatcaacatttaaagtGTCACCTTTACCCTTATACAGTGGGCAGATTATTCCAATAGACCAAGCTTCTGGAACCttaccagactgtagaacaagGTTGAACAATGATGTTAATATGCTTACTAATTTTGGAGAAGAGGCTTTGAGAAATCCATTTAAAATCATATCAACCCCACAAGCCTTATTGTTTTTTAACCTACCAATACCTGATTGTACCTCGTCAGTAGATATCTCTTTATCCAATGagtcattaataattaaatcaCCATTTATATCTAAGGGGCATGTATCAGGTAGGATATCCTCATCAGGAATGTTTCCTAGTTTTTTCAAAATGGCACACAAATTCCCCATGGGATAGTATATTGTCCACTATATTCCTATTTGTACCAGACGAGTTAAGAAGCTTCCAAAATGACTTAGGGTTTTTGCATCGCATAGTTCGTAGCTTCTTGTGTAAATGGCTTCTGTATTTTTCGTACTTCTTTCTTAAAGtaaatttatagtttttaaaagattgtttaatgTTATAATTGGTTCGCTTGGCTTTCCGGAGCTCTTTACGTTTTTGTCTACATTCATTATCAAACCAGGGTAGTTGCCctttattattaactttaataGATTTCTTCTTATGCTGATGAGTATTTATCATACAAGACATTTCTGCTGCGGACAAAATTATATCAGTTAGTTTTTCAGACACTTCATTTACATTATCCTCTGTAACATCATGGACATTTTCCAATAGTTTATTTAATAAGACAGCTAACTCACAGACATGTTCCTCGTTGATACTATTAAAAAACATTGGAGAAAGTTCCTGCCTCCAGACTGGTCTACTTGAACCACATGGTATGCTTTTCTGGTCGTTTGGTTTATACTTAATATTCTCAACATTGTGATGATTGATATCAAAAATTAATGTCAGGTAGAGAGGGCTATGAACATCAGAAATACACCCATTAAATTCACCAATAGAAAACTCTGctaaatatggaaaaatataaGGGGAGGCAATTGCATAATCAACTACACTCAGCCCTTTACATGTAAAATTGCCTACGTTATCATCCTTTCCGGCCCTGCCGTTTACAATCAATAAGCCTTGACTTATACAAAGTTCAAGCAAACTGTTAAACTGTTACAATACAGCTgtcacaaagaagtaaaaaaaaagcaacattaaatgcTATTCTGAGCAaacatgcaaagtaaacacaagcatg contains:
- the LOC112567141 gene encoding uncharacterized protein LOC112567141 isoform X3, which produces MFSLIKKCRKLDLPLDTQINLFDSCIKPILLYGSEIWAFESLDMCDRMQLRFLKMLLNVKSSTPTCMVLGELGTFPVSIFAKCRLLCFWYRLYMEHNSGTPKLSVLLFHLCNSLADSPLCKPSWVSYVRSLLDSLGFSTFWKFGCSFSPCNFKNIVMQRLKDQFIQKWKQEIYTNEICTAYRMFKEYFIFENYLIDLPPALRSNLIKFRLSCHKLPIQQLRYSGIPRYLRTCPLCNLDEVGDEFHYLFVCTHHFLVASRRTLLPVCFVYHPSEFGFQQLMSVGSSMPKEQHCLERKESKHCRPAICLQRLPPESLIFT
- the LOC112567141 gene encoding uncharacterized protein LOC112567141 isoform X1, with the translated sequence MFSLIKKCRKLDLPLDTQINLFDSCIKPILLYGSEIWAFESLDMCDRMQLRFLKMLLNVKSSTPTCMVLGELGTFPVSIFAKCRLLCFWYRLYMEHNSGTPKLSVLLFHLCNSLADSPLCKPSWVSYVRSLLDSLGFSTFWKFGCSFSPCNFKNIVMQRLKDQFIQKWKQEIYTNEICTAYRMFKEYFIFENYLIDLPPALRSNLIKFRLSCHKLPIQQLRYSGIPRYLRTCPLCNLDEVGDEFHYLFVCTHHFLVASRRTLLPVCFVYHPSEFGFQQLMSVGSRCVLADLSKFVQRHAKRTALFRKERKQALQTCHMPPKITSRIVDFYIKGNETSILTMTTICYPYYKG
- the LOC112567141 gene encoding uncharacterized protein LOC112567141 isoform X2, with protein sequence MFSLIKKCRKLDLPLDTQINLFDSCIKPILLYGSEIWAFESLDMCDRMQLRFLKMLLNVKSSTPTCMVLGELGTFPVSIFAKCRLLCFWYRLYMEHNSGTPKLSVLLFHLCNSLADSPLCKPSWVSYVRSLLDSLGFSTFWKFGCSFSPCNFKNIVMQRLKDQFIQKWKQEIYTNEICTAYRMFKEYFIFENYLIDLPPALRSNLIKFRLSCHKLPIQQLRYSGIPRYLRTCPLCNLDEVGDEFHYLFVCTHHFLVASRRTLLPVCFVYHPSEFGFQQLMSVGSRCVLADLSKFVQRHAKRTALFRKERKQALQTCHMPPKITSRIVDFYIKGNETSILTMTTICYPYYKG